Below is a window of Leptolyngbya sp. CCY15150 DNA.
ATTGAACATTTCTCTTGGCCCACGCCATGTCGTCCCGCAGCTTGATCCCCTCGCAACCTACCTATCGCAATCTATAGATCTCGACGGCACCTTCTAGACCTTGACTCACTCTTGGCATAAATGTTCGTGTTTGATGGTTGAATCTAGGTCTGGCAATGATGGTTAAATGACACCCTACTTCCAGTGTGCCCATATTGGTCGGGGAACTACTAGGGTGTCTCAGCGATCGCCTTTAGCGACTGGGTAAGCGATCGCGTAAATAATGGCGATACAAATAACAGCGGGGCACCACTTCATTGCCCTGTAAATGCACCAAGCCAATGCTGTGCAGCTTAAAGGCCTGGGTTGCATCGAGCCGTACCGGCCCATCCGCCGCCACCACCCGCGCCATGGCATCGAGCAGATCAGGATTCTGCTCCAAGCTCCACAAATGCCGACGCAGGTGATCCCCATAGAGCCCTGATTCGGTCGTTCCTTGATCGAGCAACCGTTCTAGGGTGATGTCCCGACGGGCCAGGTGGTAGAGCGCCAGGCGCACCAAGTAGGGATGCCCGCCCACAAGCGCCATCAGCCGATCCACATCCCCCATATCCCAAGCTAGACCATGGAGTTTGGCGAGACTATAGATTTGATCACCGCTAAACTCCGGCAGAGCCACAGGCGTGCCAACATTAAAGGGAGACTGGTTAATGTCCATGGGCACATAGACTTCCGTGGCATGAACCACCACCAAACGCAGCTTTTGCCAAATATCACGACTTTTGGCATCTTCGTGCCAGGCCCGCAGCAACACGAAGAAGTCAGCAGCAATCTCGGGATGCTGAAAGATGTAGTCCACTTCATCCAGCCCAATCACCAAGGGAGCATCCAACTGGCTCAGCAGATATTCCTCAAAGTAGGCGGTGCAGTTATCTTTGCTGCCAAAAATGTCGTCCCAGTAATCCGCCAGGCGGTTGGGCAACTGCAGCCGCCGTCCCACACTGGCACAGAACCATTTGAGAAATTGATCTAAATCCCGCAGGGCTCGATCATCGGCTAATTGCAAACTCAAGGGCACGGTGTGGTAGCGCTGCTGCTGGGCGTAGTGCAACACCCGCGTCATCAGGGATGTTTTGCCCATTTGACGCGGAGCTTTAATCCGCAGGAGCGCCCCCGGCTGGCTGATGGCTTCCTGGCAGCGCACCTCAACGGGGGGACGTTCGGTATAGAAAATCGAGGCTAGGTTCACCTGGCCCTCAGGCATTTCCGGCACAGCGATCGCGGGCAGTTGAATGACTCCGCTCCAAGGCTGTTCATCGGTGGTCGGTTCCTCCAGCGATCGCCCCTCCGACAGCAGCGCCAGCATATCCCGCACGAGGCCAGGCGTATCGGCATCGGAATGCCATTCCCAATGATGGATGCGATCGAGGTAGCCCTGCAAATTAATGAAGCCACTCAGGTTATAGTCCAGCAGAGCATGGCTAGGAAAGTTCACCCGAATGGGCACCATCTGCGGCTTGCGACTGCTGTTGTAGCCGCGTAGCTCCTTGGCGCGGCGCACCTCTTCAATGATCATTTCACTGCCCGCCGATTGGGCAGACAGGAGAAGGACGAAGTAATCACACTGGTTCAGCTCTGTTTCCAAGCGCTGGGCCCAGTGGTCGGAGAAATGGGTGCTTTCCCCAGCCATGAAAGCAGAATGCCCCGCCGCTGACATGGCCGCATAGAGCGTATGGGCCAGCTTGAGATCCGGCGATTGGTCGCGGTAGGACACATAGACCCGCTGACGCAAACTGACGGAGGGAGTGGGCGGAGCAATATGGTAGATGGGGACAGCCGACTGGATACCCTTGAGAGAACGCAACCCCAGATAGGTGACGGGCGATCGCACCTGATTGCGCACGGCATCGTAGACCGATTGGGAAAAGCTAATGCCGCCGGCCAGGGCCTCTTTCTGCAAGCGAGCGGCCATGTTCACCCCATTGCCCATAACATCCGTACCGCTAAAGATCACCTCACCGAGGTGGATGCCAATGCGATGCTTCAAAATATCCTCGGGTGGACAGCCCACGGCATGGTCTATAAAGCGCTGCTGAATCTCGATGGCGCACTGCACCGCCTGCTCAGCATTTTCGAAATAGACCAGCAGCCCATCCCCCAGCGACTTGAGAATTTTTCCGTCCCACTGCTGGCAGGCCTGCTGCATCACCCCATAATCTCGATGGATCATGGTGAACGCATGGGCTTCATTGTGCGCCATCTTAGCGGTGAAGGATTCCACATCCGTAAACATAATTGCCGCCAATGCTCGTTTTCCAGAGAGCAAAGGCGGAAGGGTAATGTTTTGGATGGGCTGGTCGTCAAGATCCATGATGAGATGAATCGCAGGGGAAGATGGCTGGTCTTACGGCAGAGCGATCGCTCAAGAGTTGGCTCAATAGGGCTCATGGAAAGAATGCTCTGCTCATCCAACACCGGCGCAATTTCGCTCACGTGCAGACGGCCGTTGGCTTCAACCTAGATCATTCCAACCTGGATTACTCCAACCTGGATCACTCCATCCATGGCCCCGATAGCAACCTCATCTTAGACGGCAACAGCACTCAGCGTAACAATCTTGGATCGCAGACTAGGATAGACCTGGTATGAACTGAGCATACCCTAGACGTTCCTAGATCATGGCCGTAGCCGGGCTGCTTATAGTCTAATGGCAAGCGATCGCATCCTCACACCATAGCCATGATCTAACGTCCATCCTCGTCAGCCAAGAGGGTGCGCAGAGTCAACACCTGGGGCGGGGTTGAATCTGGAGGATAGAGAAAACTCACCTCCACAGAGCGGCGATCGCCCGAAGGCAGCGTCAGCGTCACCAAGGGTTCACTTTGATCGCCCCGCTGCTGCACCAGGTGGACAAAGCGCGATTGAGGACGCCCGTCGTCATCGACATAGCTGACCTGCACGGTGCCGCGAAAGAACGTCTGGGTGGGCAAGGGTTCAAAAAAGCGCAGCCCATCTTGAGAAAGCATGTCTTCTTTGATTGGCGTTTGCAAACTTAGGGTCACGGTTTGAGCCACATCCGTTGGATTATGCAGCGGCATAAACAGGTTGTACTGAATGCCATAGTTGCCGTGGGCTTGGTAGGCCGTATCAGGATAGCGCACCAGCATCGGCGCAGTCTGCACTTGCCCTGTGCCCAAGCGTCCTGCCACCAAGGTACTGAGCCCATAGGACACCGCTTCGCCTGGCTCAGGAATCGTCAGGGTAGAGCTCTCCGGCGTATCCGACACAAAAGCATCCCATTGGGAGCCCTGGGCCACCCCCGCCACTCGCCCGTAGATGATCTGTCCTGGAGCATCCAGGGGCGTGGGGGGGCGATCGCGTCCGCCGGCCAAGTCACCCGTTTCCAATAGCGCTACCCAGTCCTCTAGAGAAGGCGCTTGCTCCTGCACCCTCGGCATCTCGGTATCTGGGTCACCTATCCCATCGGCATCGGCGTCCATTGCGGTATCTGGATTGCCCATCTGATCGGTGTCGGCATCCGCACCCATATCGGCATCCGCACCCAGGTCGGCATCCGCATCCAGGTCAACGATGACCTCGGCATAGTGGGCCAGACTCGCTAGGTAGATGGGTTGATCACTCCTGAGCCGCATCAGGGTCGATCGCCCGTTCAGCGGTGGATCCAGTTCAGCCACCGGAATCGGTGCATTTAACAACAGGCGATACTGTCCCGGCGGAATCGTCACCTGTGCCGGAAACAGCTCCTCCTGCCGTCGATTGCGCAACACGTCAGACATCACCCGACTGCCTGGCCCCGCAAACACATCCCCCCGAGGATTTTCTTCTAGAGGCGGCAGGGGAAAGAAGGGGGCATCGGGCTGACTCAGGTAGCTAGCTCCGTGCAGAATGCTGACGGTGGCATCGTTGTCGCCGGGGTTATAGGCCACAACGCCGATATACAGGCTAGTGAGATCCTCTGGATCGTCAGCCCGATAGACATGGTGGGCAAAGATATCAAAGCGTCCCTGAAAGGCAAAGTCGAGATGGGCGCTGGGATCGGCCATGCCCATGGGAGGGAAGGTGGAGAGCAAAATACCCTCCATTTGCACGAGTTCTGGACTGTTGCTGTTGAACACCGGAACAGAGTCGAGCTGCCCAGGCAGCGATCGCACCGATTGGGGCACCACAATTTCCTGAGGCTCGGGGGGAGCCGGTAGGTCAGCTAGCGTGAGAGTCGAGAGCAACATCCACATAACGGCGATTGGGTGACAGGTC
It encodes the following:
- a CDS encoding AAA-like domain-containing protein, with product MDLDDQPIQNITLPPLLSGKRALAAIMFTDVESFTAKMAHNEAHAFTMIHRDYGVMQQACQQWDGKILKSLGDGLLVYFENAEQAVQCAIEIQQRFIDHAVGCPPEDILKHRIGIHLGEVIFSGTDVMGNGVNMAARLQKEALAGGISFSQSVYDAVRNQVRSPVTYLGLRSLKGIQSAVPIYHIAPPTPSVSLRQRVYVSYRDQSPDLKLAHTLYAAMSAAGHSAFMAGESTHFSDHWAQRLETELNQCDYFVLLLSAQSAGSEMIIEEVRRAKELRGYNSSRKPQMVPIRVNFPSHALLDYNLSGFINLQGYLDRIHHWEWHSDADTPGLVRDMLALLSEGRSLEEPTTDEQPWSGVIQLPAIAVPEMPEGQVNLASIFYTERPPVEVRCQEAISQPGALLRIKAPRQMGKTSLMTRVLHYAQQQRYHTVPLSLQLADDRALRDLDQFLKWFCASVGRRLQLPNRLADYWDDIFGSKDNCTAYFEEYLLSQLDAPLVIGLDEVDYIFQHPEIAADFFVLLRAWHEDAKSRDIWQKLRLVVVHATEVYVPMDINQSPFNVGTPVALPEFSGDQIYSLAKLHGLAWDMGDVDRLMALVGGHPYLVRLALYHLARRDITLERLLDQGTTESGLYGDHLRRHLWSLEQNPDLLDAMARVVAADGPVRLDATQAFKLHSIGLVHLQGNEVVPRCYLYRHYLRDRLPSR
- a CDS encoding DUF3370 domain-containing protein yields the protein MWMLLSTLTLADLPAPPEPQEIVVPQSVRSLPGQLDSVPVFNSNSPELVQMEGILLSTFPPMGMADPSAHLDFAFQGRFDIFAHHVYRADDPEDLTSLYIGVVAYNPGDNDATVSILHGASYLSQPDAPFFPLPPLEENPRGDVFAGPGSRVMSDVLRNRRQEELFPAQVTIPPGQYRLLLNAPIPVAELDPPLNGRSTLMRLRSDQPIYLASLAHYAEVIVDLDADADLGADADMGADADTDQMGNPDTAMDADADGIGDPDTEMPRVQEQAPSLEDWVALLETGDLAGGRDRPPTPLDAPGQIIYGRVAGVAQGSQWDAFVSDTPESSTLTIPEPGEAVSYGLSTLVAGRLGTGQVQTAPMLVRYPDTAYQAHGNYGIQYNLFMPLHNPTDVAQTVTLSLQTPIKEDMLSQDGLRFFEPLPTQTFFRGTVQVSYVDDDGRPQSRFVHLVQQRGDQSEPLVTLTLPSGDRRSVEVSFLYPPDSTPPQVLTLRTLLADEDGR